From the genome of Solanum pennellii chromosome 6, SPENNV200:
AACATGTGATATTATTTCCTTAAGAATTTCATCTTCATCTACATTTCAGCACGAAAGATgatattacaaaatatttaattttttatttttaaaatatttattcataaaatctttacaaataaatcactattaaaaatatatataaaaatattttaaaaaattaataggcCACGGGCTGGCCTCTAGGCAAAGGGTTGGGCCTACGAGGCCAACGGGCCAAATGGGGCGCGCTAAAAAGTCTCGTTCATTAATGAGCCAAAAATATTAAGTCCAACCTCACTTATTTCAAGGGTTGAATTGTGCCGACCTAGCGGGCCAAGCCCATTTTGACGGTTCTAGGCGTATTCATATTAAAGCtcgattattttaaatatatgttgCGGGATTCATTCGAGTGGAagcattatttttttgaaaaaatgatagAAATCCCATCTTTAAGTTCTCTTATTATCATTATCccctattagttttacaaattttcaaaattcctcatttttcgcacatcagattaatgtatcagtgcatcaaattaatgtatctcgcgtaTCATATTAATGTTTTTCGCGCATTAGATTAGGGTATCAggtataaaatgtacatcatattagtatatcatgtataaaaaGTAATGTATCTTATTTAACGAtgaatgtatctcgcgcatcataTTAATTTATCAGCGTTTATACTATTGTATCAGTCTGAGAGATTTATGTATGTGATTTATGTCCTTTGTTATTCTTttgggaaaaataaataaatatatccctcaactatcgtaaatggtatgcagatacaATTCGTCATACTTTAGGCACATTGGTATTCATGCAGTCCAAAAACTAAAGTGTACGTGTCATTCATTCTAAtggaagactaaatagggacatGGGGTGCAATCTTATCTATCGATCCGATGTCGGGTCGGTGGATAAtattatgacacgtgtatgaCCGTTAACATAAAAGGTATATATGCTTTAATTTTTGGACGACATGGACACCAATATCCCTAAAGTATGACGGATgatatctgcataccatttacgatagttcagaagtatatttgtttttttaccttttttttttatatatagtgcTTAAATTCACTATTTCTTAAAAAGCATTTTCATCCATTGCACCATGTTCTTTGATATTTTTACgataattatatcaataaaatttgtaatagaGTGATAACTATTCTTTTTAACTTTGATTAAAGAATACTGATAAGTTCTAAAGAATATTGATGTCTTTGTTAGAAAATTTTCCCCTCATTATTGTTTCTTTTAACCTTGATTAAAGATTACAGATAAGTTCTAAAGAATATTGATGTCTTTGTTAGAAATTTTTTCCCTCTTTGTTGTTTCTaggtaaaatattttcttgccCATattcttagtttattttttaatttttcattagttATTTAAGAAATAGTAGGAAATTTCACAATAACACTACATATCAAACAATTGTAtctctttttttataatataggtgtaatatatcataaatataataaattataatagaaataaaatgaataaataatttttttagattgaGATGGGGATTTCTTGTCTTCTTTAAGAATATTTAAATTCACTGCGGCATAATTTACAATGATCTAGCAGTAACATTCTTGAGTTGTCCCTCCGGAATATAACAGCCCAGCAGCATCGTATAACTCAAACAACTTTAGATTAGTCGAAGAGTccaaaacttcataaaaatatatatattccttcAACATATAATTGCTATCTTTTGAATAGTGAGTATAGTTGAAGacttaaaataatattctttGTCTCAACTCTCGCTTTCACTTTACTGACTCAATTTATACACAACACAActcttctcatctcttcttACACTCTTTCACATGTCTTTTATGATTTACAACACAAAGAAAGACCACTATTTATTGGTGATAATTCTTCCTTGTGATAAATAAGGAGATAATGAGTagtaaattatataaatgaatGACTTGTAAGTTAAATAGATTACAAGACCACATATAAAATAATCGGTGAAATGAAAAGTTGATGATTACAAGCATTATAATAACTAATGATCACATTCTTACACAATTAATGAGATTAATGAGGCAAAAATATAATGTCCACTCACTAAAcataatatgatatatgatatttttttaatttttttttgggtaaaatATGAAAAGCTTACCATAACCAATAAAGCAACAATACACACTAAAGAGCACCTAACAATTAATACTATCTTCTAGGAAGGGTGAGAGGCCATACCAAAATCAAAGTAAACTAAGTTTTGTATGTATCCTCAACACCTATGAGCTTTCAACTTAATAATGTGTAATCTTTCTACAATTTCCTCTTGATCTGGACTATCACTATGTATGTCTGTGCATTTGTAtgctttaaattttttcaacatATAGCTTGAATCAGTAACACTTAGCAAATAAATGCTTTGTAGTTTCAACTGGAATATGCATATAACTAACTTTTCCTTTGCCAATAatcttttttgttcatttaacCACAAGATAAACCTGTGTTTAGGTTGAGCATTGATAGTTTATACTAGTTTAGCATGTTTTCTTTGATACTATTGTTTTTTCTTCTATATACTAGCTATCAAGACTGTCTATATTCCTAGCCACTAAAATCACTGATTAGGGCTTCATATTTTTAGGGcctattattcttttaaaaaaatacttataaatgttttgtttttttttaccatGAGTGTTAGGAtttttattatagaaatttCATATAAGATGAATATAGAACCTGAATTTTGTAAATaacaatttaatgaaaatattgataacGAAATTATAAAGTCTCTTGAAATTGACCATATTATATGGCAAATTAAAATCACTAGatgatgaaaattttgaaagacgTTGTCTTTTAACCTTAAACTTTATTTAACACATTATAGTTATTATGATATTTAGcgtttagatttatttttttaaattaaaagtgtCACGAGAAATAATAATACAAGCAGAAGATAATTATCTAATAAAGATATTAAGTCAAATAAAAAGACTtgattcttttataaatacacatattatctatataataatgttaataattcgTGTAACTGTTGCCTTAACCAAAGAATTTTGTTGAAATTAGAATTGATCAAATCTTATTTAAGATCAATAATGTCTCAAGAGATTGAATGAATTAGCTATATTATTCAATTGAAAAGGAATTATCAAAACAATAACCACTTACTTCacatctaaaaatatattttttaaaaaatagaagtatatataataaaaaaatataaatattaaagcttttctcttaaattttgCTTTAGGCCTCCACTAGCTGTCGCCTTTTATGTGCTGAGATACACCCACAAAGAAACCTCTTTCTCAGCACACATAATTATGCCATAAGAGATTACGAAAACAGAATTTAAACGTCATGTTTGCTTTTCCAACCaagaatattatataatttacatgttttttttaaaaaaatattttttagtaaacaatattattaataaagtataatacaaaatataatatatactttAATCTTACAAGACACGACCGGTCAAGTAACTTAAGCCAAAACCCGGCCTTAGTTTGTTGACAATGTCGGCCCAAGCCCATCTATTTCTTGTGACGTAAGCCCAAACAATTTCTAAGCTAAGGTTTAGGGCATTTCTTCCTTGTTTCTGTACAGACTATTGTTAAGCCGCAGATCAATTGCAGTGACGCCCCATTTGAATAGCCATGGGGAGAAGTAAGTTGCTTCGCTTAAATccttatttattaaattgtatttgtattataaTGTGTTGTTTCTCAGATCTGGAAAAAATTTGGTCTTTTACGTATATCTCCATTGACGAATTCATTGAGTTTAGCATTTTTGGTATTTATATGATTGGATTTGTGTGCCATGTTTGATATATATGAATCATTTCGGAAACTGTGTtagctattttttaaaattgtattaatgtgaatattgttttttttttagaaaagagtTTGTTGCGTGAAGGCCTGTATATTTGTTATGTGGATGGGGTGTTTATTTGATATAGAGTAATTTCGTTATATGTTTGTCTGTTTGTGtatttgattataaaaaaaaactagtttGTTTAGAATTTGGATTATTGAATTTATTCTGTTGGGGTTTTCTAGCTTAAAGGTTTGGAATTTGCCGTTCTATGTTAAGCTAATGGATTTGAACTAATACATTAAAAATGAGACCTATCATGGTAAAATGGTTAGCTTTAAGATTGAAGTATGCAGCATTTTCCGTAGTCCTTTTGGCAGATTTACTTGCGAAGCTAGTTTTTTCGAAACCCTGAAAGACATATAAATCACGGAAAGGATGAATGCTGTCTTTGTAAGAATATTACTTGCTTTGAAAATGGAAGGGATATTTAATCATTTTGTGTCAAAGGAATCCTTTCTTCATGTGTGAGAGAATGGAAGTACTTAATAAAATTACATGTGAACTACGTGATGAATAATGACTACATAAGTTGCAAATGATTTATCTAGGATAGTTGTCTGACTAGCCTTGATCATTACTACTTTGTTGTTAATTGTTAATGTGTATGGAAAAACATATTCGAGTTCTTGCACCACTAGTTGTATCCTGCTTAAGTTCCAGTCATGACATAGCTAATTTCAGCATATGTTGTATTGTAATGATTTTTTATAGTGCGCTATGAGTCCTTGGCACATTTCCATCTTTGGGCGTTGATGTAATGGTTTGAATTATTTTTGACAGGACCTGCAAGATGTTATCGTCAGATTAAGAACAAGCCTTACCCAAAATCAAGGTTTTGCCGTGGTGTCCCTGATCCAAAGATCAGGATTTATGATGTAGGCATGAAGAAAAAGGGAGTTGATGAGTTCCCTTTTTGTGTGCATTTGGTCAGTTGGGAGAAGGAGAATGTCTCAAGTGAGGCACTTGAAGCTGCCCGTATTGCTTGCAACAAGTACATGACCAAGTCTGCCGGGAAAGATGCTTTTCACCTAAGGGTCAGGGTTCATCCATTCCATGTTTTGCGAATTAACAAGATGTTGTCGTGTGCTGGAGCTGATAGACTCCAAACTGGTATGAGGGGAGCTTTTGGTAAGCCCCAGGGTGTTTGTGCTCGTGTTGCAATTGGTCAGGTTCTTCTATCTGTTCGCTGCAAAGATGGAAACAGTAACCATGCCCAAGAGGCTCTGCGCCGTGCCAAGTTCAAGTTTCCTGGACGTCAAAAGATCATTGTCAGCAGGAAGTGGTATGTATTCTATCAGAAGTTTCACTTTGTATCTTATGCTACTGATTTGTTTGAGAACTTTGTACTTTTTTCCATTAAAGTATTATGCTGTTGTGTAAAAAGGGCTCTATTTCATCTAATAGTTATTTAGTTTGGGGAGATTCATTCTAAAAGAACACCCTACAGTTAATCACACAATTTTCTTCCTTTCAATGCCAAAAGTCGTCTTATTCCACTACGGAAGTATGAACTCTGTGGGCTTGTTTTCCATCTGAGACTTGTAAAGTTTCATGATATCTTTGTTATTGTTGTCTCATTAAGCCATTTAGCCTAACCATTGAGGCGATGGTTGATCATGTATAATTTTGGGTTTTTAGACATTTAGATACTTGTCCTTGAATCTCACATGTGCTACTTTTATTCAGGGGATTCACCAAGTTCAGCCGAACTGATTATCTGAGATACAAGTCAGAGAACCGTATTCTCCCAGATGGTGTGAATGCAAAGGTTTGTCTGTTCATATCCTTCTTtttaaactaatatttttgCTTTGCTCATTCATGTATCTGGTCGCCAGTAGCGATTTGCACTTTTTGGTTGTGACaacttattttgttttcttttgcttttgCAGCTTCTTGGCAACCATGGTCGACTTGCTGCACGTCAACCTGGAAGGGCCTTCCTTACATCTGCTTAGGGAATTGAAGTGGCATAATCTCACAAATAGCACATTTAGTTTTCTAGTCTGTTGAATGGAACTTTGTTGCTTGAATTTTTGTCTTTGCATGAACCTAATTAGTATCCAATTGaacatttttgaaattataatgtTCTGTATTTGAAACTTCTTGTACGTTTAAGAGCTCgtaagttttgatgatttgatgcGCCTAATTATTTCTGAGGCGCATAAATTGAAACAGGTCTGCTTGTGGTGAAGACGTATATTCCCATAAATCTAGTTGGTACAGTTGGTACGGAGAAGGGCTCTTTATCATCAACttgtatttttagaaaaatagttCTTCCTCTGTTCTTTTTCAAGTATTGTCATTTATTTTGCTGAGAATGAAAGAGTTTTTTATGGGTAGAGTGCATCAGATTTAAACAGCAAAATGGGTAAGTTAATGACACTCTTCGAGTTTTGGCCAAGTTTGTTGTGCTCGTACTGTCTCTTGACAACAGTGTGAACTTGTTGCCATTACTGATGAGACTCCGAGATTTTCATGACACACTTTTTCAATGAAGTGGTACAGATTACAGAAGTCTACTATTTCCTTAAATCTATGATCTTGCTGATAAAATTTATATGCTCACATACATGAATACACCTTAACAAATGGGCAAAGATTAGATAGATTATCCAAATATTAGACGTGTATTTGGGTCTCCATAGGCACTGTGCAATTTTGGGAATCCTATTCTTTCATGAATAGTTAGTTATGCTATATACACCATATTTTATTTCAGAGTGAACACAACATTTGATGAAATAGCAAATAAATGAGGTGTATGATGAACTATTTGGCAGACTCCAATTCAGCACAAGATTCAGGATGCATAAAAGTTTCAACAGACCATAAAACAACTACTTGCATTTAATTAACCATAAAAGTAAAAATCCTCAAAATGATGGTAGCAGTTCCAAAGCATGACTTATTTCCTATTCAAACAGAAATAGAAATAGCAGTCCTCCCCAGACAAGTGACAAACAGAACTTCATTTATACGTTGGTCACCGGACAAATGACGAACAGAACTTAGTATCTGTGTTCTAACTTCTCCTTCTCCAGGAAATGCTGCACGTACCTGCATGCATAAAGAaataccttggctatgaatGGAGCAAACACTAGaaccacatatatatatttg
Proteins encoded in this window:
- the LOC107023544 gene encoding 60S ribosomal protein L10-like isoform X2, with amino-acid sequence MGRRPARCYRQIKNKPYPKSRFCRGVPDPKIRIYDVGMKKKGVDEFPFCVHLVSWEKENVSSEALEAARIACNKYMTKSAGKDAFHLRVRVHPFHVLRINKMLSCAGADRLQTGMRGAFGKPQGVCARVAIGQVLLSVRCKDGNSNHAQEALRRAKFKFPGRQKIIVSRKWGFTKFSRTDYLRYKSENRILPDGVNAKLLGNHGRLAARQPGRAFLTSA
- the LOC107023544 gene encoding 60S ribosomal protein L10-like isoform X1, coding for MCCFSDLEKIWSFTYISIDEFIEFSIFGPARCYRQIKNKPYPKSRFCRGVPDPKIRIYDVGMKKKGVDEFPFCVHLVSWEKENVSSEALEAARIACNKYMTKSAGKDAFHLRVRVHPFHVLRINKMLSCAGADRLQTGMRGAFGKPQGVCARVAIGQVLLSVRCKDGNSNHAQEALRRAKFKFPGRQKIIVSRKWGFTKFSRTDYLRYKSENRILPDGVNAKLLGNHGRLAARQPGRAFLTSA